The Procambarus clarkii isolate CNS0578487 chromosome 66, FALCON_Pclarkii_2.0, whole genome shotgun sequence genome has a window encoding:
- the LOC138355247 gene encoding uncharacterized protein, producing the protein MTATFRKTTLGKTTLGKTTLGKTTLGKTTLGKTTLGKTTPQEDHPREDHPSGRPPSGRPPSGRPPSGRPPSGRPPSGRPPSGRPPSGRPPSGRPPSGRPPLRKTTLGKTTPREDQPSGRPPSGRPPSGRPPSGRPLSREDLPREDHPREDHPREDLPREDHPREDHPREDHPREDLPREDLPREDLPREDHPREDHPREDHPQEDHPREDHPREDHPQEDHPQEDHPQEDHPQEDHPREDHPSGRPPSGRPPLRKTTLGKTTPQEDHPSGRPP; encoded by the coding sequence ATGACGGCAACCTTCAGGAAGACCACCCTCGGGAAGACCACCCTCGGGAAGACCACCCTCGGGAAGACCACCCTCGGGAAGACCACCCTCGGGAAGACTACCCTCGGGAAGACCACCCCTCAGGAAGACCACCCTCGGGAAGACCACCCCTCGGGAAGACCACCCTCGGGAAGACCACCCTCGGGAAGACCACCCTCAGGAAGACCTCCCTCGGGAAGACCTCCCTCGGGAAGACCTCCCTCGGGAAGACCACCCTCGGGAAGACCACCCTCGGGAAGACCTCCCTCGGGAAGACCACCCCTCAGGAAGACCACCCTCGGGAAGACCACCCCTCGGGAAGACCAACCCTCGGGAAGACCACCCTCGGGAAGACCACCCTCGGGAAGACCACCCTCGGGAAGACCTCTCTCTCGGGAAGACCTCCCTCGGGAAGACCACCCTCGGGAAGACCACCCTCGGGAAGACCTCCCTCGGGAAGACCACCCTCGGGAAGACCACCCTCGGGAAGACCACCCTCGGGAAGACCTCCCTCGGGAAGACCTCCCTCGGGAAGACCTCCCTCGGGAAGACCACCCTCGGGAAGACCACCCTCGGGAAGACCACCCTCAGGAAGACCACCCTCGGGAAGACCACCCTCGGGAAGACCACCCTCAGGAAGACCACCCTCAGGAAGACCACCCTCAGGAAGACCACCCTCAGGAAGACCACCCTCGGGAAGACCACCCCTCAGGAAGACCACCCTCAGGAAGACCACCCCTCAGGAAGACCACCCTCGGGAAGACCACCCCTCAGGAAGACCACCCCTCAGGAAGACCACCCTAG